One Pseudomonas sp. HOU2 genomic window carries:
- the bamB gene encoding outer membrane protein assembly factor BamB, with protein MRDVIRWKHAALLALAILAAGCSSNSKKELPPAELTDFKEEVVLQKQWSRSIGDGQGETYNMLVPAIDGDTIYAADVTGVLMAMDRSNGDVKWKKDLELPVSGAVGVGYGLVTIGTLKGEIVALDAINGEEKWRARVSSEVLAPPANNGDVVVVQTQDDRLIGLDAATGDRRWTYDSTPAVLTLRGTSAPVVTNRLAVAGLSTGKVVALDISNGVPVWEQRVAIPTGRSELERVVDIDGGLLLSGETLYVASYQGRVAALDLQSGRQLWQRDASSYAGVAQGFGNVYVSLSSGTVEGVDERSTTALWSNDSLARRQLSAPEVFSSYVAVGDLEGYLHLLSQVDGRFVGRERIDSDGLRARPLVVGNTIYVYGNSGKLEALTIK; from the coding sequence ATGCGTGACGTGATCCGTTGGAAGCATGCAGCATTGCTGGCTCTGGCCATTCTGGCCGCGGGTTGCAGCAGCAACAGCAAAAAAGAACTGCCACCGGCCGAGCTGACCGACTTCAAAGAAGAAGTGGTTCTGCAAAAGCAGTGGAGCCGTTCGATCGGTGACGGTCAGGGCGAAACCTACAACATGCTGGTGCCGGCGATCGATGGTGACACCATCTACGCCGCCGACGTGACCGGCGTGCTGATGGCCATGGATCGCAGCAATGGCGACGTGAAGTGGAAAAAAGATCTTGAACTGCCTGTCTCCGGCGCCGTTGGCGTGGGTTACGGTCTGGTCACGATCGGTACCCTCAAGGGTGAAATCGTTGCCCTCGACGCCATCAACGGCGAAGAGAAGTGGCGCGCCCGGGTATCCAGTGAAGTGCTCGCACCACCGGCCAACAACGGTGACGTTGTCGTGGTACAGACTCAGGACGATCGTCTGATCGGTCTGGACGCTGCTACCGGCGACCGTCGCTGGACCTACGACAGCACCCCTGCGGTCCTGACCCTGCGCGGCACCAGCGCCCCCGTCGTGACCAACCGCCTCGCGGTGGCTGGCCTGTCGACCGGTAAAGTGGTTGCCCTGGACATTTCCAACGGCGTGCCGGTCTGGGAGCAGCGCGTTGCGATTCCAACCGGTCGTTCGGAACTGGAGCGCGTGGTCGACATCGACGGCGGTCTGCTGCTGTCCGGTGAAACCCTGTACGTTGCCAGCTATCAGGGTCGCGTTGCGGCTCTTGATCTGCAAAGCGGTCGCCAGCTCTGGCAGCGCGATGCATCGAGCTATGCCGGTGTTGCCCAGGGTTTCGGCAACGTCTACGTGAGCCTGTCTTCGGGCACCGTTGAAGGCGTGGACGAGCGTTCGACCACTGCACTGTGGAGCAACGACTCGCTGGCTCGCCGCCAACTGTCGGCGCCGGAAGTGTTCTCCAGCTACGTAGCCGTCGGTGACCTGGAAGGTTACCTGCACCTGTTGAGCCAGGTGGACGGTCGTTTTGTGGGTCGTGAGCGTATCGACAGTGACGGCCTGCGTGCCCGTCCGCTGGTGGTGGGCAACACGATCTATGTGTATGGCAACAGCGGCAAACTGGAAGCCCTGACCATCAAGTAA
- a CDS encoding tetratricopeptide repeat protein: protein MSSTEDEQLADLKDWWTRNGKPLVTGGLLALVIVFGWQAFHKYQSNQSQGASVLYQQLLETTLTPDGKPDAARVADLAGKLNSEFGGTAYAQYGSLFVAKVAVDSGKLDDAATELKAIVAKPANPALGEIARQRLAQVLGAQNKADEALKLLDGDADKAFLATREELKGDLLVQLGRTDEANTAYQKAKAALSDEAAVGGLQIKLDDLAKGDA, encoded by the coding sequence GTGTCGAGTACCGAAGACGAACAGTTGGCGGATTTGAAGGACTGGTGGACACGCAACGGCAAACCTCTGGTCACTGGCGGCCTGTTGGCGCTGGTCATCGTGTTCGGCTGGCAGGCTTTTCACAAATATCAGAGCAACCAGTCGCAAGGCGCTTCGGTGCTCTATCAGCAACTGCTGGAAACCACGCTGACCCCGGATGGCAAGCCTGACGCTGCCCGCGTTGCGGATCTGGCCGGCAAGCTCAACAGCGAATTCGGCGGCACCGCGTACGCGCAGTACGGCAGCCTGTTCGTGGCCAAAGTAGCGGTCGACAGCGGCAAGCTGGACGATGCCGCGACCGAACTCAAAGCCATCGTTGCCAAACCGGCCAACCCGGCGCTGGGCGAAATCGCCCGTCAGCGTCTGGCGCAGGTGCTGGGTGCGCAGAACAAGGCCGATGAAGCCCTGAAACTGCTCGACGGCGATGCCGACAAGGCGTTCCTGGCCACTCGCGAAGAACTCAAGGGTGATCTGCTGGTGCAGCTGGGTCGTACCGACGAGGCGAACACCGCGTATCAAAAAGCCAAGGCGGCACTGTCGGATGAAGCGGCAGTCGGTGGCCTTCAAATCAAGCTCGACGACCTGGCCAAAGGGGATGCGTGA
- the hisS gene encoding histidine--tRNA ligase — MSKSLQAIRGMNDILPEQTPLWRYFEGTVARLLDNYGYKQIRMPIVEFTELFKRSIGEVTDIVEKEMYTFEDRNGDSLTLRPEGTAACVRAVLEHGITGGGQVQKLWYIGPMFRHERPQKGRYRQFHQIGLEVFNLDGPDIDAELIIMTWRLWGELGIRDAVKLELNSLGTSESRGRYREALVEYLSAHHDKLDEDSQRRLKTNPLRVLDTKNADTQAVLVDAPKMADYLDDESRAHFEGLKARLDAVGIPYVLNPKLVRGLDYYSKTVFEWVTDKLGAQGTVCAGGRYDGLVEQMGGKPTSGVGFAMGIERLVLMLETLEQIPEEISRQVDVYLCAFGEQAELAGLALAERVRDQLPNLRLQVNAGAGSFKSQFKKADKSGALYALILGDDEMAQQVVGFKPLRGQGEQQSIAWDALAAHLATCVVQG; from the coding sequence GTGAGCAAGTCTCTGCAAGCCATTCGTGGCATGAACGACATCCTGCCCGAACAGACCCCGCTGTGGCGTTATTTCGAGGGCACTGTCGCGCGTCTGCTGGATAACTACGGTTACAAGCAGATCCGCATGCCGATCGTCGAATTCACCGAGCTGTTCAAGCGCTCGATCGGTGAAGTGACCGACATCGTCGAAAAAGAGATGTACACCTTCGAAGACCGCAACGGCGATTCCCTGACCCTGCGTCCGGAAGGCACTGCGGCGTGCGTGCGTGCGGTGCTCGAGCACGGCATCACCGGCGGTGGCCAGGTGCAGAAACTCTGGTACATCGGCCCGATGTTCCGCCACGAGCGTCCGCAGAAAGGCCGTTATCGCCAGTTCCACCAGATCGGTCTGGAGGTGTTTAACCTCGACGGTCCGGACATCGACGCCGAGCTGATTATCATGACCTGGCGCCTGTGGGGCGAGCTGGGTATCCGTGACGCGGTCAAGCTCGAACTCAACAGCCTGGGCACCAGCGAGTCCCGTGGTCGCTATCGTGAAGCGCTGGTCGAGTACCTCTCGGCGCACCACGACAAACTCGACGAAGACAGCCAGCGTCGCCTGAAAACCAACCCGCTGCGCGTGCTCGACACCAAAAATGCCGACACTCAGGCGGTACTGGTCGATGCGCCGAAGATGGCCGACTACCTGGACGACGAATCCCGTGCGCACTTCGAAGGTCTGAAGGCGCGTCTGGACGCGGTTGGCATCCCGTACGTGCTCAACCCGAAACTGGTGCGCGGCCTCGATTACTACAGCAAAACCGTATTCGAATGGGTCACCGACAAACTCGGCGCCCAGGGTACTGTCTGCGCGGGCGGTCGTTACGACGGTCTGGTCGAGCAGATGGGCGGCAAGCCGACTAGCGGCGTGGGTTTCGCCATGGGCATCGAGCGTCTGGTGTTGATGCTCGAAACCCTGGAGCAGATCCCGGAAGAAATCTCCCGTCAGGTCGACGTCTACCTCTGCGCCTTTGGCGAGCAGGCCGAACTGGCCGGTCTGGCCCTGGCCGAGCGTGTACGTGACCAGCTTCCAAACCTGCGTCTGCAAGTCAATGCCGGCGCCGGCAGCTTCAAAAGCCAGTTCAAGAAAGCCGACAAGAGCGGTGCGCTGTACGCACTGATCCTCGGTGACGACGAAATGGCCCAGCAAGTGGTAGGTTTCAAACCCCTGCGTGGTCAGGGCGAACAACAAAGCATTGCCTGGGATGCGCTCGCCGCTCACCTGGCCACCTGCGTCGTGCAGGGTTGA
- the ispG gene encoding flavodoxin-dependent (E)-4-hydroxy-3-methylbut-2-enyl-diphosphate synthase → MHGESPIKRRVSRKIWVGNVPVGGDAPIAVQSMTNSDTNDVAATVAQINRLEAAGVDIVRVSVPDMDAAEAFGRIKQLVKVPLVADIHFDYKIALRVAELGVDCLRINPGNIGREDRVRAVVDAARDRGIPIRIGVNAGSLEKDLQKKYGEPTPAALVESALRHVEHLERLNFQDFKVSVKASDVFMAVEAYRLLAKEIVQPLHLGITEAGGLRSGTVKSAVGLGMLLAEGIGDTIRISLAADPVEEVKVGYDILKSLHLRSRGINFIACPSCSRQNFDVVKTMNELEGRLEDLLVPLDVAVIGCVVNGPGEAKEAHIGLTGGTPNLIYIDGKPSQKLTNDNLVDELEKLIREKAAEKVEADAAVIARG, encoded by the coding sequence ATGCACGGCGAATCTCCAATCAAACGTCGCGTTTCGCGCAAGATCTGGGTCGGTAACGTGCCTGTTGGCGGCGATGCGCCTATCGCTGTGCAGAGCATGACCAACAGCGACACCAATGATGTTGCCGCCACCGTCGCGCAGATCAATCGTCTGGAAGCTGCCGGCGTCGACATCGTCCGTGTTTCGGTACCTGACATGGACGCCGCCGAGGCGTTTGGCAGGATCAAGCAATTGGTCAAGGTGCCGCTGGTTGCCGACATCCACTTCGACTACAAGATCGCTCTGCGCGTCGCCGAACTGGGTGTGGACTGCCTGCGCATCAACCCGGGCAACATCGGTCGTGAAGACCGGGTGCGCGCCGTGGTCGATGCCGCCCGTGATCGCGGGATTCCGATCCGCATCGGCGTCAACGCCGGTTCTCTGGAAAAAGACCTGCAGAAGAAATACGGCGAACCGACTCCGGCGGCCCTGGTCGAGTCCGCACTGCGGCACGTCGAGCACCTCGAACGCCTGAATTTCCAGGACTTCAAGGTCAGCGTGAAAGCTTCCGACGTGTTCATGGCCGTCGAAGCTTACCGTCTGCTGGCGAAAGAAATCGTCCAGCCGCTGCACCTGGGCATCACCGAAGCCGGTGGTTTGCGTTCGGGCACAGTGAAATCCGCCGTGGGCCTAGGTATGCTGCTCGCCGAGGGGATTGGCGATACTATCCGCATCTCGCTGGCGGCCGATCCGGTCGAGGAAGTGAAGGTCGGTTACGACATTCTCAAGTCTTTGCATCTGCGTTCCCGTGGCATCAACTTCATCGCCTGCCCGAGCTGCTCGCGGCAGAACTTCGATGTGGTCAAAACCATGAACGAGCTGGAAGGGCGTCTTGAAGACCTGCTGGTGCCGCTGGATGTCGCGGTGATCGGTTGCGTGGTCAACGGCCCCGGCGAAGCCAAGGAAGCCCATATCGGCTTGACCGGCGGCACGCCAAACCTGATTTACATCGACGGCAAGCCGTCGCAGAAACTGACGAATGACAATCTGGTGGACGAGCTGGAAAAGCTGATCCGCGAGAAAGCGGCCGAGAAGGTCGAAGCTGACGCAGCGGTTATCGCGCGCGGCTGA
- a CDS encoding RodZ family helix-turn-helix domain-containing protein, whose product MKAAHPEVVAATRVNPGETLRQARESNGWSLAEVALKLNLTVTSLSNLEAGAFDKLPGHTFARGYIRAYAKLLGMDQTVLVQQFDQSTGTDSQGSNVHALGRIEEPVRVSHTILRIVSLLLLIAVIGGGFVWWQDQTSQRSKDVTSLAPEHVEVEGADGTTQIHPIDEPEDQAVAEGQAEGATALALPQSETTAESTGAEPAAPATAPAAPAATTPAAPAHTPAPVVANPATPAPNVPATPAPTVTAPVVAATPAPSAEAAVPAAGDGQVQLQFTADCWAQVTDGRGKVLFSGLKHKGDSVSVTGKPPLAVRLGVARAAQVSYNGQPVDIAPFTSGETARLKLGQ is encoded by the coding sequence ATGAAAGCGGCGCATCCCGAAGTTGTAGCAGCGACTCGCGTTAATCCCGGTGAGACTTTGCGCCAGGCCCGCGAAAGCAATGGCTGGTCGCTGGCCGAAGTGGCCCTCAAGCTCAACCTCACAGTGACTTCCCTGAGCAATCTTGAAGCTGGCGCTTTCGACAAGCTGCCGGGGCATACCTTCGCTCGCGGTTACATTCGCGCTTATGCCAAATTGCTCGGCATGGACCAGACCGTTCTGGTTCAGCAATTCGACCAGTCCACCGGCACCGACTCACAGGGCAGCAACGTGCATGCGCTGGGCCGTATCGAAGAGCCGGTACGGGTTTCCCACACTATTTTGCGTATTGTCAGTCTGCTCTTGCTGATCGCGGTCATCGGCGGCGGTTTCGTCTGGTGGCAGGATCAGACCTCGCAGCGCAGCAAGGACGTGACCAGCCTGGCCCCGGAGCACGTTGAAGTCGAAGGCGCTGACGGCACCACGCAGATTCACCCGATCGACGAACCGGAAGACCAGGCCGTGGCCGAAGGTCAGGCCGAGGGCGCGACTGCTCTGGCGCTGCCACAATCGGAAACCACCGCTGAATCGACCGGTGCCGAGCCTGCCGCTCCGGCAACCGCTCCAGCCGCCCCCGCTGCGACTACGCCAGCCGCCCCGGCTCACACGCCGGCCCCGGTTGTCGCCAACCCGGCTACCCCTGCACCGAACGTTCCGGCTACTCCGGCGCCGACCGTCACCGCTCCAGTAGTCGCGGCCACCCCTGCGCCAAGCGCCGAAGCAGCTGTTCCAGCGGCCGGCGACGGCCAGGTGCAACTGCAGTTCACCGCTGATTGCTGGGCACAGGTCACCGATGGTCGCGGCAAAGTGCTGTTCAGTGGTCTGAAACATAAAGGCGACAGCGTTTCGGTTACCGGCAAGCCGCCATTGGCGGTGCGTCTGGGTGTGGCTCGCGCCGCACAGGTCAGCTACAACGGCCAACCGGTCGATATCGCTCCGTTCACCAGTGGCGAGACTGCTCGCCTGAAGTTGGGTCAATAA